The uncultured Desulfuromonas sp. genome has a segment encoding these proteins:
- a CDS encoding diguanylate cyclase produces MPRTVEKNRLLRQTALVLIVLNGLLLVLLYHLNHKNMMDKAYETVTSLLQFQTGIRIYIEKTVRPEVYRLQNEAILPHDYFSPELMSRTFVSRSILENYLALQPRSLSKSIFRYVSRDPLNNDNRATPKEAELLQRFESGVSSEHFEIITINGEDSLFYAIPLGPFSSDCMKCHSLPQNAPVSLVERYGTTQGYNHQVGELSGLMSITIPLTDYQKQAQKTFALLVVSTLIAFCTIFLFIRQWIIKKENQDLLLFEKNEQLHLSHQKLNYAQKMAHLGSWHWTIAIDQLTWSDEIFRIMGDEPQAYAPTFELFLAKIHPDDRDNVDQATKEAIENQTDYQVEHRIIRPNGEIRHVREQAEMTFDEEHNIIGMVGTVQDITDIIILQQKLQKLAITDELTEALNRRQLFREGEQLCKVASRYQSSFSVLFYDLDHFKSINDSYGHIVGDEVLQQVTEAVRSTLRETDILARYGGEEFCILAPETDHQQAEALAERIRINVQNHIIEPKHAPSFPFNVTISIGIAENRENETFSSVIDRADKATYQAKKNGRNCIVVD; encoded by the coding sequence TTGCCAAGAACAGTGGAAAAAAATCGTTTACTGCGCCAAACAGCTTTAGTGCTCATCGTTTTAAATGGGTTGCTTCTCGTCCTGCTGTATCATCTCAATCATAAAAATATGATGGATAAGGCCTATGAAACGGTCACCAGCCTTCTTCAGTTTCAGACCGGCATCCGAATCTATATTGAAAAAACAGTTCGCCCGGAAGTTTATCGCCTTCAGAACGAAGCCATCCTTCCTCATGACTATTTTTCCCCGGAGCTGATGTCACGCACATTTGTCTCTCGTTCCATCCTTGAAAATTATCTGGCCCTGCAACCCAGGAGTCTTTCAAAATCCATTTTCCGCTATGTGTCACGCGATCCGCTCAACAATGACAACAGAGCGACCCCCAAAGAAGCAGAGCTGTTACAACGTTTTGAATCCGGTGTGTCCTCGGAGCATTTCGAAATCATCACGATAAATGGTGAAGACAGCCTGTTCTATGCAATCCCTCTGGGCCCTTTTTCGTCAGATTGCATGAAATGCCATAGTCTCCCCCAAAATGCACCGGTATCTCTTGTCGAACGTTATGGGACAACGCAGGGCTACAATCATCAGGTTGGGGAACTATCAGGGCTGATGTCCATCACCATTCCTTTAACCGATTATCAGAAGCAAGCTCAAAAGACCTTTGCACTCCTTGTTGTTTCTACACTGATTGCCTTTTGCACGATCTTCCTGTTTATACGTCAATGGATAATCAAAAAGGAGAATCAGGATCTGCTTCTTTTCGAAAAAAATGAACAACTGCACCTTTCCCATCAAAAACTGAATTACGCGCAAAAGATGGCCCATCTGGGCAGTTGGCACTGGACTATCGCCATTGATCAGTTAACGTGGTCCGATGAAATCTTCAGAATTATGGGTGATGAACCCCAAGCATACGCCCCAACGTTTGAGCTTTTTTTAGCAAAAATCCACCCCGATGATCGTGACAACGTTGATCAAGCCACCAAAGAAGCCATCGAGAATCAAACGGACTATCAGGTCGAACATCGCATTATCCGCCCGAATGGAGAAATACGGCATGTTCGGGAGCAAGCTGAAATGACCTTTGATGAAGAACACAACATCATCGGTATGGTGGGAACGGTTCAGGATATTACCGACATCATCATTCTGCAGCAGAAGCTACAGAAATTGGCCATCACAGATGAGCTCACCGAAGCCCTCAACCGGCGCCAATTGTTCAGAGAAGGGGAACAGCTCTGTAAAGTCGCATCGCGTTACCAGAGTTCTTTCAGTGTCCTTTTCTACGATCTTGATCACTTCAAATCCATTAACGATTCCTATGGACACATTGTCGGTGATGAAGTCTTACAGCAGGTGACAGAAGCGGTTCGCTCAACCCTTCGTGAAACGGATATTCTGGCGCGTTATGGTGGCGAAGAATTTTGTATCTTAGCTCCAGAAACAGATCACCAGCAGGCTGAAGCGCTGGCGGAAAGAATCCGCATCAATGTCCAAAATCATATCATTGAGCCGAAACATGCGCCGTCATTTCCTTTCAACGTGACGATCAGTATCGGCATTGCTGAGAACAGGGAAAATGAAACGTTTTCATCCGTCATTGACCGTGCGGATAAAGCGACGTATCAAGCAAAGAAAAATGGCCGCAACTGCATTGTTGTTGATTGA
- a CDS encoding transposase: MSRPLRIEYPGAWYHVMNRGRRREDIYQDDEDFLLFLNVLQDTATMWNLKVSAYCLMSNHYHLLVQTPNGNLSRCMRHLNGVYTQRYNRRHCTDGQLFRGRYKAVLVEEDSHLLQLLRYIHRNPLEACIVSELDAYKWCSHRGYLADEKRWQWLHCTPLLKMFSSTRKKAFKDYLSFVRQQDSEEVQQFFSRKNLPSIFGSEGFIEKIRNKYEFFLQDKEIAGRDVLSVDSVAVINAVCKVCQVTEMELKTTRRGTTNLSRDLAVYTLRAHSQKTLAEIGKVIGCENYSTVSSAIERMKKVLESDQNARKLYKKICLELKVSQRET; the protein is encoded by the coding sequence ATGTCGAGACCATTACGCATAGAATATCCGGGTGCCTGGTATCACGTGATGAATCGTGGGCGACGGCGAGAAGACATTTATCAGGACGATGAGGATTTCCTCCTTTTCCTGAATGTATTGCAAGATACCGCAACGATGTGGAACTTGAAAGTGTCTGCCTATTGCCTGATGTCGAATCATTATCATCTGTTGGTGCAGACACCGAATGGTAACCTCTCTCGTTGTATGCGCCATCTTAACGGTGTTTACACCCAGCGCTATAATCGCAGACACTGCACTGACGGCCAATTGTTCCGTGGCCGCTACAAAGCTGTGTTGGTCGAAGAGGATAGCCATTTGTTGCAACTCTTACGTTATATCCACCGCAACCCTCTTGAGGCGTGTATTGTTTCAGAGTTGGATGCGTACAAGTGGTGCAGTCATCGCGGTTATCTTGCTGACGAGAAACGCTGGCAGTGGTTGCACTGCACCCCATTGTTGAAGATGTTTTCATCGACGAGAAAAAAAGCTTTTAAAGATTATCTCTCTTTTGTGAGACAGCAAGATTCTGAAGAGGTGCAGCAATTTTTTTCACGCAAAAATCTTCCGTCGATCTTTGGCTCTGAGGGGTTTATCGAGAAGATAAGAAACAAGTACGAGTTCTTCCTTCAGGATAAAGAGATTGCAGGGCGAGATGTTTTATCTGTCGATTCTGTTGCGGTGATCAACGCCGTATGTAAGGTATGTCAGGTCACCGAAATGGAGTTGAAGACGACAAGACGGGGCACAACCAACCTATCAAGGGATTTGGCTGTTTATACTCTCAGGGCACATAGTCAAAAAACACTTGCTGAAATTGGCAAGGTGATCGGTTGTGAGAATTATAGCACCGTCAGTTCTGCCATTGAGCGCATGAAAAAAGTGTTGGAGAGTGACCAAAATGCGAGAAAATTGTACAAGAAGATTTGTTTAGAACTTAAGGTTAGTCAAAGGGAGACTTGA
- a CDS encoding DUF4388 domain-containing protein, with amino-acid sequence MKKILILDKDNTTLRALLLALQRYSDLEVIVAHERNDINRGLQQLAIDLVITDIEGTESCCFDLIESINQQFSELPVAVLSAPLSSDLESRLGELRIVRRFTKPLNAEETAKKIHQQLTNGAAGQLKGLSLTSVLQLINVERKNCVLTVQTDRDRGELFIREGEIVAAKTATMSGKNAAYTIISWDEVRIDFLDKNFTVAEEISEPFMTLVMEALRLKDEMALPVRSPQLQEQWYEDDGIQQQTGPITLLEKQIVSLLDPSPGIIEYNLYDKNHNLRLFKARHQQPVKNIQPDFLHDKTQEIAQLLNAGSFKHMVINEDNGLRHVFFTFKDVFITVGLRREQSVKKFLQQFKAKFEAPVRF; translated from the coding sequence ATGAAAAAGATTCTAATTCTTGATAAAGACAATACGACATTGCGCGCTTTGCTTCTGGCCTTACAGCGTTACAGCGATCTTGAGGTGATCGTTGCCCATGAGCGCAATGATATCAACCGGGGACTGCAGCAATTGGCTATTGATCTTGTCATAACCGATATTGAAGGAACGGAAAGCTGTTGCTTTGATTTAATTGAATCCATCAATCAGCAATTTTCTGAGTTGCCCGTGGCTGTGCTGAGTGCTCCTCTTTCTTCAGATCTTGAGTCCCGGCTGGGAGAACTGCGTATTGTCCGGCGTTTTACCAAACCTTTAAACGCGGAAGAAACGGCAAAAAAAATACACCAACAACTGACAAACGGTGCTGCCGGGCAACTGAAAGGGTTGAGTTTGACATCGGTTTTGCAATTGATAAATGTCGAACGCAAAAATTGTGTGCTCACCGTTCAGACTGACCGGGACCGTGGTGAGCTTTTTATTCGTGAGGGCGAAATCGTTGCCGCCAAAACGGCGACAATGTCTGGTAAAAATGCGGCTTACACTATTATCAGCTGGGATGAGGTTCGTATTGATTTTCTGGATAAAAACTTCACGGTTGCCGAGGAGATTTCTGAGCCCTTTATGACCTTGGTGATGGAGGCTCTGCGTCTGAAAGATGAGATGGCGTTGCCCGTGAGGAGTCCGCAATTGCAGGAGCAATGGTATGAAGATGACGGCATCCAGCAGCAAACCGGCCCGATAACGCTGCTTGAAAAGCAAATTGTCTCTCTGCTTGATCCCTCTCCAGGGATTATCGAATACAACCTTTACGATAAAAACCATAATTTGCGCCTTTTCAAAGCACGGCACCAGCAGCCGGTCAAAAATATTCAACCTGATTTCCTTCATGATAAGACGCAGGAGATTGCCCAGCTTCTGAATGCCGGGAGTTTTAAGCATATGGTGATCAATGAAGACAATGGTCTACGCCATGTGTTTTTCACCTTCAAGGATGTCTTTATAACCGTAGGTTTACGGCGTGAACAGTCGGTTAAAAAGTTTTTGCAGCAGTTTAAGGCAAAGTTCGAAGCCCCGGTAAGATTTTAG
- a CDS encoding chemotaxis protein produces MDHDNSLQEVMTRTSLSHSNQMEMLTFRLTDGQLYGINVFKIIEIVECPGRLDRIPYSHPSVKGIVDFRGQAITVIDLSEAVGLPSVNYKTDLAYLVVCEYNKQLNAFLVATPEVLLTRSWQDIKKPDGIDAPALVAIAYNDTNEMVLLLDIEGILAEVIGLEGGIEEQVLEHAEHVCQGKHILIVDDSNAALTLMRKTLTDSGMKVTEFSSAVRALESLSPPQQQEAADFDVIISDIEMPGMDGFTFTRTLKTLSRFEHVPVILHSSMSNPTNEIKAREAGATAFIAKFDPNVLVGRIAQLIQSR; encoded by the coding sequence ATGGATCACGACAATTCCCTGCAAGAGGTGATGACACGTACCTCCCTGTCCCATTCCAATCAAATGGAAATGCTGACCTTCCGCCTGACGGACGGCCAACTCTACGGAATCAATGTCTTCAAAATTATAGAAATCGTTGAGTGCCCTGGCCGTCTTGACCGCATTCCTTATTCCCATCCGTCAGTCAAAGGTATTGTTGATTTTCGAGGTCAGGCCATTACAGTAATCGACCTCTCTGAAGCGGTGGGCTTGCCGAGCGTCAATTATAAAACGGATTTGGCCTATCTGGTGGTTTGCGAATATAACAAACAACTCAATGCCTTTCTTGTGGCAACGCCCGAAGTTTTACTCACCAGAAGTTGGCAAGACATAAAAAAACCTGACGGCATTGATGCTCCGGCTCTGGTTGCCATTGCTTACAACGACACTAACGAGATGGTCCTGCTGCTTGATATTGAAGGAATCCTTGCCGAAGTCATTGGTCTTGAAGGTGGCATTGAAGAACAGGTGCTGGAACACGCAGAGCACGTTTGCCAGGGGAAACATATTCTCATCGTCGATGATTCCAACGCCGCCTTGACCTTGATGAGAAAAACCCTTACGGACTCCGGAATGAAAGTCACTGAATTCAGCTCCGCCGTTAGAGCTTTGGAAAGCCTCTCGCCACCGCAACAGCAGGAGGCTGCTGATTTCGACGTCATTATCTCCGATATCGAAATGCCCGGCATGGATGGTTTTACATTCACCCGAACACTCAAAACTTTATCCCGCTTTGAACACGTACCCGTTATCCTACATAGCTCAATGAGCAATCCGACCAATGAGATCAAAGCACGTGAAGCCGGAGCAACAGCCTTTATCGCAAAATTTGATCCGAATGTTTTAGTTGGCCGGATTGCCCAACTCATTCAAAGCAGATAA
- a CDS encoding EAL domain-containing protein, with amino-acid sequence MLDKVATICHQQGFSPIWQDNYLHMVIDSFSEMITTLGHQESLTDLEKKSIHILAIAPQENLSFRHMAETKTLENWFTLLNANDLVWILEQGSITVYFQPIIDLHSQTIYAYECLSRGVLADGSLMSPQVMFDTAKKTDLLFNLDRQCRETAIKTAAVKNIPTNIFINFLPSAIYNPEFCLRDTVKWAQQLEFDPDKIVFEVVETEHIRDINHLIAILKLYKSKGFRTALDDVGSGYSSLNLFATLAPDIIKIDLEIVRDIHNSEVKQAVAKALIQMGRDAGCKVLAEGIESLEEYNWFKTAGADYAQGYYFARPTVEPLRSLN; translated from the coding sequence ATGTTGGATAAAGTCGCCACCATCTGCCATCAACAGGGATTCAGCCCAATTTGGCAGGACAATTATCTGCACATGGTCATCGATTCTTTCAGCGAAATGATCACGACGCTCGGTCATCAGGAATCGTTGACGGATCTGGAGAAAAAGAGCATCCACATTCTGGCGATAGCCCCACAGGAAAACCTCAGTTTCAGACATATGGCTGAAACAAAAACACTTGAAAACTGGTTTACCTTGCTCAATGCCAACGACTTGGTCTGGATTCTGGAACAAGGCTCCATCACGGTTTACTTTCAACCCATTATCGATCTTCACAGTCAGACCATCTATGCCTATGAATGCCTCAGCCGGGGCGTTCTCGCTGACGGCAGCCTGATGAGTCCACAGGTCATGTTTGATACGGCAAAAAAGACCGACTTACTGTTCAATCTTGACCGCCAATGTCGAGAAACCGCAATCAAAACCGCTGCCGTTAAAAATATCCCGACCAACATCTTCATCAACTTTCTGCCATCAGCCATTTACAACCCCGAGTTCTGCCTGCGAGATACCGTCAAATGGGCACAGCAGCTTGAGTTTGATCCGGACAAAATTGTTTTTGAAGTCGTCGAGACAGAACACATTCGTGACATCAATCACCTTATTGCCATTCTAAAGCTCTATAAATCAAAAGGCTTCCGCACCGCCTTAGACGATGTCGGCAGTGGCTATTCCTCTCTCAATTTGTTTGCGACACTGGCACCCGACATTATCAAAATCGATTTGGAAATCGTCCGAGATATTCACAACTCAGAAGTCAAGCAGGCCGTGGCCAAGGCTCTGATACAGATGGGGCGTGATGCGGGATGCAAAGTCCTGGCAGAGGGCATTGAATCGCTTGAAGAATACAACTGGTTTAAAACCGCTGGGGCGGATTACGCACAGGGCTACTATTTTGCGCGACCAACCGTCGAACCACTACGTTCCTTGAACTGA
- a CDS encoding SDR family oxidoreductase, translating to METVLITGASRGIGLELTRQFLALDYKVISTYRGQPSADLQQLLSNTALSLVDLEVTDAKSIDALAKHLADTQLDILINNAGVLGAEDQSLNALDPQDWLKTFAVNTVAPLMVSRAVLKCMKNSANPRIMTISSDMGALHGEGMGMYAYRSSKAAVNKVMQVLALELKEKGITVCVVHPGWVKTDMGGEAADLTVEQSASGLVDLARNLTLKQSGTFLTWQGEVNRW from the coding sequence ATGGAAACAGTTTTGATCACTGGCGCCTCAAGAGGCATTGGGCTGGAGCTGACTCGGCAATTTCTTGCACTGGATTATAAGGTTATCTCTACCTATCGAGGCCAGCCCTCTGCTGATCTTCAACAATTACTCTCAAACACGGCGTTGTCTCTTGTTGACCTGGAGGTGACTGATGCCAAGTCGATTGATGCTTTGGCAAAGCATTTAGCGGATACCCAACTCGATATTTTAATCAATAATGCCGGTGTGCTGGGGGCGGAGGATCAGTCTCTAAACGCTCTTGATCCTCAAGACTGGTTAAAAACCTTTGCGGTGAATACCGTTGCGCCATTAATGGTCAGCCGTGCCGTTCTAAAATGCATGAAAAACTCAGCCAATCCACGCATTATGACGATTTCCAGCGATATGGGCGCGTTACATGGTGAGGGCATGGGGATGTATGCGTACCGCAGTTCTAAAGCCGCAGTGAATAAGGTGATGCAGGTGCTCGCTTTGGAGCTAAAAGAAAAAGGGATCACGGTATGTGTTGTTCATCCAGGCTGGGTTAAAACGGATATGGGCGGTGAGGCTGCGGATCTCACCGTCGAGCAAAGTGCTTCAGGGCTTGTTGATTTAGCGCGCAATCTGACCCTAAAGCAAAGTGGCACATTCTTGACCTGGCAGGGCGAGGTGAATCGCTGGTAA
- a CDS encoding chemotaxis protein, whose protein sequence is MSKRTKNRRRGFVLLHHRQIIHNRSNQKKNSIKKLIICLLLPLLGLFFTSVVSRAEVMQSDLDHKAYLAAEQCRGEVVRQFELLLSSGRLTVGQLFDTFYIPIPNTDPQKYRTQYDTLSDEILRPILDKYLAKDSHFVFCIVVDRNGYLPTHNTRFAQPLTGNSEVDSVKNRTKRIFNDRTGLAAARNRETYLLQRYSRDTGEQISDLSIPITISNRHWGAVRIAYKTN, encoded by the coding sequence ATGTCTAAGAGAACTAAAAACAGAAGGAGGGGCTTTGTGCTTTTGCATCATAGGCAGATCATTCATAACCGATCCAATCAAAAGAAAAATTCGATAAAGAAACTCATTATTTGTCTGTTGTTGCCGCTGCTGGGATTGTTTTTTACGTCCGTTGTCAGCAGGGCCGAAGTGATGCAATCCGACCTTGATCACAAAGCTTATCTTGCGGCAGAGCAGTGTCGTGGCGAAGTTGTTCGTCAGTTCGAACTGTTGCTCTCTTCGGGAAGGTTGACCGTCGGACAGCTTTTTGACACGTTTTACATTCCCATCCCCAACACCGACCCGCAGAAATATCGCACCCAGTACGACACGTTGAGCGATGAAATCTTGCGACCCATTCTTGATAAATATCTAGCAAAGGATTCGCATTTTGTCTTTTGTATCGTGGTTGATCGCAACGGTTATCTGCCAACGCATAATACCCGCTTTGCCCAGCCTCTGACCGGTAATAGCGAGGTCGACAGTGTAAAAAACCGCACCAAAAGGATTTTCAATGATCGTACAGGGCTCGCCGCCGCCCGCAACCGGGAAACATACTTGTTACAGCGTTACAGCCGCGATACCGGTGAGCAGATATCCGATCTTTCCATCCCGATTACAATCAGTAACCGCCACTGGGGAGCGGTACGTATCGCCTACAAAACAAATTGA
- a CDS encoding HAMP domain-containing protein, with protein sequence MFKKISVKVAVYVNVLLLIVMLVGAWFIINQQSQHLEQQLFERGKSEAILGARFTGRILEEAIDNGVFSVKDAFDTEYEEIPGFEPAKYHTRYDFYLDKALLAIEDEFLKDESVVFAVAVDVNGYLPTHNTLYQQPITGDIEKDKNGNRTKRIFNDPVGLGAAQNLEEGFLQVYARDTGETMWDISAPIMVKGKHWGGFRIGFSLTKVNQQKMMLQQSLMLTMLAILAISVIAVVITVGNALKPLEKLTNAALDLADGKVENEIKVASADEVGKLADALERLRVSLQAAMDRLRKKKS encoded by the coding sequence ATGTTTAAAAAAATCAGCGTAAAAGTAGCGGTCTATGTCAATGTGCTGTTGTTGATCGTCATGTTGGTCGGGGCGTGGTTCATTATTAACCAGCAGAGCCAACATCTTGAACAGCAGCTCTTTGAGAGGGGGAAAAGCGAAGCAATTCTCGGCGCACGTTTCACCGGTCGCATTCTCGAAGAAGCGATTGATAATGGTGTTTTCAGCGTCAAGGATGCGTTTGATACCGAGTATGAAGAAATACCCGGATTTGAACCGGCGAAATATCACACCCGGTATGATTTTTACCTGGATAAGGCGCTTCTGGCCATTGAAGATGAATTTCTCAAAGATGAAAGTGTCGTTTTTGCTGTTGCCGTCGATGTGAACGGCTATCTTCCCACCCACAACACATTGTATCAACAACCGATCACTGGTGACATCGAAAAGGACAAGAACGGTAATCGTACCAAGCGGATTTTCAACGACCCGGTTGGCTTAGGCGCGGCACAGAATCTTGAGGAGGGATTTCTTCAGGTTTATGCGCGTGATACCGGTGAAACGATGTGGGATATCTCCGCTCCGATTATGGTTAAGGGCAAACATTGGGGTGGATTTCGCATCGGTTTTTCTTTGACGAAAGTGAATCAGCAAAAAATGATGCTGCAACAGTCACTCATGCTGACCATGCTGGCTATTCTGGCCATTTCCGTCATTGCGGTAGTGATCACCGTGGGTAATGCGCTTAAGCCTCTGGAAAAATTGACGAACGCAGCGTTGGATCTGGCTGATGGCAAAGTAGAAAACGAAATCAAAGTCGCGTCGGCGGATGAAGTTGGTAAACTGGCCGATGCGCTCGAAAGATTACGTGTCAGCCTGCAAGCCGCCATGGATCGACTACGCAAGAAAAAATCGTAA